CCATGAGGCTTCCTGCCGGACCTTTGAGGTCATGCGACAACATTTTCATGATCCGGTCCTTATCCTGATTGAGCCGGATGAGTTCTTCGTTTTTTTGTTGAATGGAAAGAAACTGACGTTTTTTCTGGAAATAATTACCCAGCAATTCGGCTGCGGTGCTAAGCAGAACCACATCGGTTTCGGGCAGGAGAGTTTCAGAGAAAAGATAGTCAAATCCGATATACCCAAACCACTCATTCTGAAGAAAAATGGGGAAAATCAAAATGGTTTTAATACCCTGTGGTTCCAGAATTTCCCGTTCCATTTGCGGGAAATCGCGTACATGTCCGCTCATAACCTGATGAGAGGAAAGCTGGTCCCTTAACCGGCCAAGTCCGGACTTTTCATAGGATAGTTTCTGAAGAATCTCGTTGTCAATCTGAGGTTCAACCCCGGGCACGCACTGTTCAAACGTCTGTCTGCACAACAGGTCCCCATCCTCGTCGGAAAAATTTTCGAAAATATAAGCCCGATGAGCTTTGGAAATCATGAGCATACTCATGAGGGTTTTATTCACAGCATCGGGTGTATCGTGGGATAATTGAAACGCTGCCTGACTGATGGCTGTTTCATACCGGATCCGGTCCTGAAGGGACTCTTCCTCAGGCTTTTCAAAATGAATTTTCCGGGCAATGAGACATGCTCTTTTTACAGACAGGTGTTGGTGGCCTGAAGAAACCACGGTCACCATGACCGTTACCGGCGAACCGGAACGGGCTTTGATTTTTAATGTACCAAACCAAGGTACATTTTCGAGAGAAACAAGATCGGGAAGAGCCAGATTCATCGGTGAACCTGCCACCAGAAACTGACCGATGGAGTGACCGGGGAGACCACCGGGAGGAGTATCGAACAGCCGGTCCGCTTCGTGATTAGCTGCCAGAATCTGATTGCCTGGTCCAATCAGGAGCATGGCCTCGCTCAGATGATTGGCAACAGAGAAATCAAGAAAGAAGGATTCCAAATTGATGACCTTTCCCTGCCTGTCCGGGATGGATCATGAACCGATCCATTCCGGCAGGTAAGGTAGTAAGCCCAATCTAGTTTTCCAATAGATTCCGTGATTGAACCCCTGGTTATTTCGGTGGTCTTAATGTTGAGGGTAGCGGCTTTCTTTCAATCGACGAATGTCCATGGAGAATCCGCCAGCCGGCGGGGTACTGTTTCATGGTGAGTGACAGCGTTCCGTGATCATACAGGCTGTCACCGGTATTAAGCCGGTACAGATGATCATACTCGACGGTGACTGCTGCGGTTTTGGGGTCGAGCAACTGAACATCAAGTGTATCGATGGTCAGCCGCTGATACTGATAGCGGGTTTTATATTGCGAGTATGCCCTTTTCATCCCCTCAGGGGCCACGTAACGGATCCGGCCATCCTCGATCCAATGAAAACGTTTATCATCGGCCAGGTAGGTAAAGGCGGAATCGTAGTTTGCATCATTCAGATACCTGAAGTATTGAGTAAAAGTGGCGGTGACTCCTGCTTTCAGTTCTTCATCGGATTGAACGGGGGTTTCGGGAGCCGTGCATGCCGTTAATACCAGTAAACCGGAAAGAATATACAGTTTCATTTTACACCTCCTGCTGAAGAAAACAGTCAGGAGGCCGGGTTTGTTCCCCGCCAATTCAGCAGACGACCGGTCACCTCAGAAAAACCAGCCGGCCCCTCCTCCGTGGTGGAAGCGAGCCCTGGAGGAACCGGTTCCCCACCCAGCCACCAGCCTTCATCAGCGGATGCCAGCATACCCAGATCATTTTCTCCATCACCTGCCGCAACCAGAAAAAACGATTTTACCCTGTTTTGCTCCAGCCAGACCCGCAGAAACTCAAGGGCCTTTTCTTTTCCGGCCGATTCATGCCGGAGGGTGATGTATCGGGTTCCCGGATCTGCAATCATTTTCATTGATCTGAGCCATTCTTCAGGCAAAGACCTGTTAACATCACCGGAAGGGAACAACAACGTTTCGGAATATTTTTTCTGGCGGGCTCTTTCTGCCATTCCCAAGGTTAATCCTGTTGCTGAAGCCAGCTCCTCTGCAGAACATCTGGTCATCAGTCTGATATCGGCAGGTAACCGGCTGATCAATGCTTCTCTGACGGGCTGGATGGAAAATCCAGCCGGAACCAGCGGGATTTCCTTCCACTCAAATTCACCCGCATCGGGCGACAGAATCGTCCATCTATCCGGAACGTGAAAGGCGCTGCCATTTTCGGAAAAGAAGGGAACGGGAAGAGCAAGGCCCTCACACAATGCCTGCTGTTCTGCTGCGGTTTTTGAAGAAGAAAAAACAACTGGAATTCCGGCCCGGATTAAAGACCGGAGGCATGCATCATTACCATCCCACTGGTACGTAAACCGGTTTAACACGGTACCATCCAGATCGGTCAGCAGGATGGGGACCTCAGAAGTCATGAAGGTACCGATCCTGCTGAAAAATAACCTTTGCTTTTTCCATTGGATACTGTATCAGGGCCGGATAAATACGAGGCCGGTCGGGTTCCTGATCTTTCTTTAGAATCCGTTCCTTTCTCAAAAGTCCCGTGATTTCAGTTTTCAGGGTAGACGAGGTAACCGGACTGTGATAAATGACGCTCATGGACTGATGAATCATATCACGGACATGTTCAGACCCCTTTGATTCGTGGAGGTGTGGATTTCTGGATTCAACCTGAAAGATTTCGATGGGATCCTGTAACGATTCTGCCGGAAGATTTAAACCCTGAATTCCCCCGAATTTTTCGAAAATTCCGATAAAATTATACGTTTCCACTGCAAAGCCCGATGCAATCCCGATCCGGGTTGCCAGATTCATGCTCATCGCATGTTCCCCTGCATTTCCCGTTTTGATAATATCGGTTTCGAAACCGGTGATCAGGCTGATTAACCGGTTCAGCACCTGATTGGTATGCCGGCTGGCCCTTCCCCATTTGGAAAAAACCAGTGAGGAGTCAATGGCTTTTGGTTTCGAATGCCATAATATCCGTGACATGTGAAAGGGCGACTTGCTCATGTTAAAGGAAGCCGAGTAGATTCTGACATACTCCATGACGGCACCCGGGAAATAATTGTCTGCATCAATAAATCCGATGTGTGATTTACCGAGTAACTGTGCCAGCAGAATTCCTGCAAGCATTCCTTCTGCCTTGCCCATCCGCAGAGACCCCTGACCGCTAACCACCTCGTGATATCCCATCAGGGTGAATAATTCAGCCAGGTGCGGATCGGTCTGGTGAATCATCAGATAGGGTCGTTTTGAAAACTGGCAGAAATTATCCACCGTGTTACACTCCATCTGAAACCGGTTGATGGGTTCGTGTGCACTGGCAGAAATTATGATGGGAAGGCAGTGCTGGGGGAGGCCGCAAAGAACACCCTCGAGCAAACGAAGTCGTTCGTTTTTTACCGGTATCACAATGGCCATGGTCTCTTCCACAGACCTCAGGCGTTCATAGTCAACCGATTTAACAACAAAATACCGGTCGATGGCCCGGCGGGAAGGAATGGGGGAAGAGTCGAATCCGTAAATTTTCTGGGTATCGTAGATCAGGGCGTTTCCCACCCGCTCAAATGATCGGGGAAGTTCGATCAGCATGAAAGCCTCCTCTGGTCATTGATTCTTAAAGAATGTAACCAGAGGGACTTTCCAATTCAATTGGAGGAAGAAAAACAGGAAATGGGATTTGTGAAAATTAATTTACCGGTGAATCCTGAAATCTCCCCGGGTAACCTCATCGCGCAGACTATCGGGATCCCAACCCGCGTCGGTGGTTTCTATCTGGCCATCGGCCTGAATGATCCGTTCCAGCGCTGCAATTTTCTCACGGGCGGCCCGAATATATCCGACCTGATCTTTCGATCCGGCAGCCAGTTCCCGAAGGTAAATCTCATCATGCCGAAGAAACGTTTGTGCCGCCCGGTGAGCCTTATGGGCTCTGAATCCGAGCAGACGCAATGCATCTACACCCATCCGAAGGGACGTATCGAGGGTATCGCGGTAAACACCGTCTATACCGGCGTTGATAAAGTGGTATGCATCGGGCCTGTCAATGGCTCTGACCAGAATTTTCAGGTGAGGAAAATGCTGCTGAACCGTATGTACCAACGATTGGTTTTTATCGGCATCGTCAAATGCAATAATGATCACCGATGCATGATGGGCACCGGCCGCATGGAGCAGTTCCAGACGGGTCGCATCGCCATAAAACACCTGCAACCCCAGTCGTCTGATCAGATCAACCCGGTCCGCATCATCATCAAGAACGGTCAGATCGATTCCATTGGCCTTCAGCAGGCGCCCGACGGTATTTCCAAACTGATCGTAGCCGGCAATGATCACCGGGGTTTCCCCATGAACCATATCGGCTTCCCGTGAGGGTGTTTCGGTGGTTCCGAACCTGGGCAGAATCACCTTCTCGTTCAGAAGGATGGCGAGCGGAGTCAGTGCCATGCTGATGGCCACAATGGCAATCAGCGTCCCTGCCAGGTCTGAAGTGAAAATGGAACTCTGCATGGCAAAGGAAATCAGAACAAAGGCAAACTCGCCCACCTGTGACAGACCAACAGCAAAGACCAGATTCTGACTGGTTGTCATTCCGAACAACCGGCCAAGTGCAAACAAAATCAATCCTTTGACCACCATGAGCAGGATCACCAGTCCAAAAATGAGGCCCGGCGAGCTGGCAATCAGTTCAAAGTCGATGGAGGCACCCACCGAAATGAAAAACAGACCCAGCAACAACCCTTTGAAGGGTTCCAGATCGCTGATGAGTTCATGGCGGTATTCGCTGGTTGCCAGCACCACTCCCGCCAGAAAGGTCCCGAGTGCCGGACTGAGGCCCACCAGACTCATGAGCATGGCGATGGCAATCACCAGAAAAAGAGCTGATGCTGTGAAGAGCTCCTGCAACCGGGTCTTTGCAATAAACCTGAAGGCGGGCTGAACCAGAAACCGGCCTCCGAGTACGATCACAGACACGGCTCCGATTACAGTAAGCGTTTGCAACCAGGCCGGCCAATGGGCAATGAGGCTGGAATGACCCGCTCCGGCCGGTTCACCCGTTGCCAGAAGCGGAAAAACGGCGAGAATGGGAATGACGGCAATATCCTGAAACAGCAGGACGGAAAAACTGCTCTGACCCGCGGCCGTTTTCATCAGCCCCTTTTCATTCATGGTCTGCAGAACAATCGCTGTTGAGGACATGGCCAGCGTCATCCCGATGGCAAGTGCCGGTTTCCAGTCCAGACCGAGCAGTATGCATCCGGCTGCCACAACCAGCATGGTGACCAGAACCTGCAAACCACCCAGACCGGCAATGGAAGCGCGCATTCTCCACAAAAGCCGCGGTTCGAGTTCCAGACCAATGATAAACAGCATCATGACCACACCGAACTCGGCCACATGCATCACATCATGCCCATCTCCGCCCACCAGTGACAGGACCGAGGGTCCAATGATCATTCCGGCAATGAGATAACCCAGAACCGAGCCCAGACCCAGACGGTGGGCAATGGGTACCGACAGAACAGCCGCTGCCAGATAGATAAACGCCTGAAAGAAAAACGAATCCATCAGCGCACCTCCTTCAGAACCGGCCACTCTGAGGCCAGTTCGATTCCTTCTGCAGTCTGGTTGGAATAGTCTCCATCCCGGAAGGCTTCCAGCAACCGGATGTAACGTTTAATTTCCGAATCCAGCTCCTCCGGTTGGATACGATGTGCGCCCTGAATGGCCAGCGGGGGCAGATAATGCATGCCGCAGAGATAAAATGTCTGATCGAAGGGAGACAGAAAATCACGAAGGGAGAACCGGTTAAATCCGCTTCTTTGGTAAGCCATGGCCGGGCCGCCGGTGGTGACAATCTGCAGGATCGATTTTCCTGCCAGTGCAGTTCCCTTCGATCCGTATGCCCAGCCATGTTCGAGCACCAGATCGATCCATTGCTTGACCAGCGGCGGACAGTTGTACCAATAAAACGGATGCTGAAGAATGATGCGGTTGTACCCGGTCAGACGTGCTTGTTCGGCCTGAACGTCAATGTTATAATCGGGATAGCACTCGTACAGGTCATGCAGGTGAATTCCATCAATCTGACTGGCCGCACGGATCAGTTTCTGGTTGATTCGTGATTTTTCATAGGCCGGATGGCCAAAGAGTAATAAGACTGGTTCCATGGGGCAAAAATAATCGGAAGGACTGATAATCCGATCTCAGCAACTCCGGATGACCCCACTCACAAAAAAGTGAGTTACCGGGTCAGCCGGTGGAAACGCCAGGAAAGCAGAATTGCCGACATGGCAAGTCCGAGTGACAATCCGGCCCAGAGACCATAGACTCCCCAGTCCAGCCAGAAGGCGGTAATGGCTCCCACGGGGATTCCGATTACCCAATACGCCAGAATGGTAATGGCAGTGGGAACCGCCGAGTCCTGAACGGCACGCAAAATCCCAAGTCCGACCGCCTGCACTCCATCGGATATCTGAAACACGGCAGCAATCAGCAGCAGCATGGAGGCCGTATGAATCACCGCCTGATCGGGGGTGTACATCATGGGAAGCCAGGGATGCAGCAAGATGAAAAGGAGTCCAAATCCCGCCATCATCAATCCGGTGAAAACCAGAACCTGGAATCCGGCAATCCGCTGCATGGCACGGTCATTCCGTCCCAGGTAATAACCCACCCGAATCGAACCGGCGGCTGAAAATCCGGTGGCAACCATGTAGGTCATGGAGGCCAGGTTAATCGCCACCTGGTGTGAGGCCATGGCCGCAGTCCCGATCCATCCGCACATGATGGATGCAAACGTAAAGGCAGCCACTTCGAAAAAGTACTGAGCACCACTTGGCAAACCGACGGACAGAATTTTCCGCATAACCTCCCGGGAAGGCACCCAGTGTCTGATCAGCGGAAGATAGGCGCGAAGCGAGGGCAGCAGCGGGAGTGTGGCAACCATGAGAAGCGCCATCACCACCCGGGAGAGGAATGTGGCCCAGCCGGCCCCATCCAGTTTCAGGGCCGGAAATCCCCACGCACCGTAAATCAGGGCATAATTGGCCACGATATTTAACACCAAGCCGATCCAGGTCACAATCATGGAAGGACGGGTAAAGCCAAGCCCGTCGACATACTGCCGGACGATCTGAAACAGGTAAAGCGGAATCACCGACCAGGCGAGAATTTTCAGATAGCTGGCGGCCAGCGGCACCACTTCAGCCGGAAGGTTCATCCACGCAAACAGATCAGCCAATCCCCAGATAACCGCAAACGACAGCATCGATGCCGGAATGGCCACATAAAAACCAGCCGTGAGAACAACGGGTGCCCGTCCGGGTTGTCTCGCCCCCAATTTTTCACTCGTCAGCGGGGACAGAACGAAGGTGAGTCCAAGACCGAAGACCATGATCAGGAAAAACACCCCGTTGGCCACGCTGGCAGCAGCGAGATACTCCTGCCCCAGCGGACCGATCATAATGGTATCGAAAAAGGCAAAAAGAATATGTCCGACCTGACTGACCACCACCGGCCAGGCCAGATGCATGATTTCTTTGATTTCCAGCCGGTTCGCTCCGGCAAAGAGGTTTCTGATTGACATGGCCCGAAGATAAAACCCATTCTCAATAATCCCGATCCGCCATGCTATCCAAACACACCCACCCGCCTGATTTGCCATCGGCCGGAAATTTACCCATTTTCCGCTTCATGCTAAAACCGCTTTTTTCACTCATTTTTTGTGGTCTGATGTTGATTCCGGCCACTTCCGGCGCTCAACGGTCCTGGATGGTTATTTCAGGGAAATATGCAACCGTCGAATACCCTTCCGGATTTGAAACCATTGCCGATTCCCTGCTCAAAATCGCCGAGCTTTCCATCCCTGAAATTGCCGCTATGACAGGGGTGACTTCAGACCGGTTTACCGGTAAACCCACCCGTATCATTCTCACCGATGCACCCGATGTATCGAATGGGTATGCCATCTCGAATACGGTGGTTATCTATGCAACTGCCTCGGCCTATGTACCTTTCTGGACCGGGACAGTCAACTGGTACCATCAGGTGCTCACCCATGAATTGGTCCATCATGTCACGTTCAGGGCTTTTGAGCGCAAATTGTCCCCATGGCTCGGGGCCGGACTGGTTCTCGATGTTCCCCGATGGTTTCTTGAAGGAACCGCGCAGTATTACTCAGAGTACTGGAATACCTACCGGGGAGATCTTTACCTGAAAAATGCGGTTCTGGAAGGACGTTTTTCCCTCGCGTCAATCAATTCCCTCGAAGATGGACGGCTGCTGTATGCCGGCGGACATGCCCTTGTCCGCTATCTGGCCGATCAGTATGGTGATTCTTCCCTGATCAGACTCATGAATCATGAGGCCGACGGTTGGGTGTATGATTTTAATGCCGCTTTTAAATCGGTGTACGGAAAGTCGGTGGCAGACTTGTTTCCCGACTTTCACAAACATCTGGTTTTGTACTACGGTGGGCGTTTTTCAGAATGGCCGGTAAGAAAACCCGGCGTGAAGGTCCCGATTGCCGGCTTTCAGGTGAATCAGGTTGTGCCGCTGTCACCCGCCGACTCACTGTATCTGCAGGTAGCCCGTCTGGACCGGAATCACCTCTACGGCACCCTTCGCGAAATCGGATGGAAACAGAAGAAATCTGAAATCATCCGGACACATTCCAACACCATTTCGACCGATGTTCTGCTTTCACCCGACCAGAAATGGCTGGCCTGGGGCGAGCCTTACCGTTTCACCGATCTGGATCAGGATGGTCTTTCCATGACCTGGAAAATCAGCAACCGTGATGGATCGGTGCTTTCCACACCGGTCAGCGGAATCAGGGCCACCAATGGCCTGATGACCGATTCCACCCTGATTCTGGTGGAACAAACCGGTCAGGTGAGCCGATTGATCGCCTTCCCTGTTTCCGGCGGACTTTCCGATACACTTCTGACCACCCCGATGCCAGTCGGACGGTTATTCCCCGATTTCAGACCTGGGTTTCTTCTCGCCGAGGTACAGCAATCCAACGGCGACCGTGATGTGTTTTCCTGGTCAGCCAGAACCGGTCTGACCCCGGTTACCAATGATCGGGTGGATGACCGGCTTCCCATCTCCCTGAATGACAGTCTGCTTGTGCTCACCCGGTATGGAAGTGAAGTTCCGCAAGCCACCTTGCTGAACCGTAAAACCGGCACCTTTGTTCACTCACCGGATCTTGCTGAAACCTTCACCATCGGGTATCATCCAGACAATGGCGTTTTACTCCGGTCTCTTCAGACTGGCGGAAAACCGCTGTTTCACTGGATGAAGCCAGACAGCCTGTTCTCTCCGGCCGTCACATCATTTGCGCCGGCCGTTCCACCAGCCCGTTACCGCACCTGGACCGAACGGAATCCGGAATTCGGTGAAGTCAAAATCCTTCCCGACACCACCTTTCCTTCTCCCAACCGGGAACGACTGGCGTTTCCGCATCTCAGATCTGAAAACCTGATGTCCTTCGCTCTTCCGCTGAAAGATCAGCGCGGATGGCTGATTTCCGGTTTCACACTCTGGATCGAGCCCCTTCAGCGGCAGGTTCTGATGTTCGCAGGTGATGTGGCCGTTGAAGACCCTTCCCAATCGGTTTTGGCGGCTTTCTGGATGGTCCGGGCATGGGATCTGATGTTTACCACATCTGTTTATAACGGACCTTCGGTTTTTGCCTATCAGGGATCGTCTTACCTGGAATCGGATCAGACCATTGGGCAGTTCGCCATTTCAAAATCCTTTTATCCCGGCGGAAGCAGCCGCTGGTCGGTGACACCCTCGCTTTCCTATTACTACCATCAGCGAACCTGGCCACGCGGAACCGGACTTCCCTCCTCCACCACTCTTCAGGGTCCCGAAGCTGGTCTGTTGGTGGCATGGTCACGCCCAACCCTCTGGTCTGGTGCGCTTTCAAACTGGACTTTCTATACCGGGGCCAATGTATTTCAATCGGTTGGGTCCGGGGATCTCACGGCTTCCGCCCTCAACCTGGGTGGCGGAATTCCGCTGGGATGGGAACGGCTTGGACTTAAAACCGACTGGAGTTATGTCTCCCTTTCCGGCAAAGCGCTGGCGGGGTTCCAGGTGGGAACCGACCGGTTTTACCAATGGGATGTTCCGCGCGACTACGGTCTGACACGGGTGATCCGGGGTCTGTCAAGGGATATCACCGGACGGCAGATGATCTGGGGAAGCACGGCTCTCAATCTGCTGCTGGCCGAGCGGACTCCTCTGCGTCTGCTGGTGCTGCCGGTAAATCTGTTAACCATTGGCGGTTTCACGGATCTGGCCCGGATTGACAGTGATCTGGTTTATTCGGTGGGTGGCGAACTTGGTTTTGGCGAAGGGGGTATTCGGTTTAACACCGGATACGCCTATGCGGTCTCGCCGGGAGTTCCCGATAACGAGACCTGGTACCTGCAACTGCGGCTGTCACCGGTGCTTCAATGATGGGTCAACCTGTGATTCCGGTCAGCACCCGCCCGCTGAAGTCGGCCACGTTTATTTCGGACGTTCATCTGGGCATTCAATCGCCCGGGGTGGAAAAATCGAAGCAGCAGGAACTGATACAGACATTGGAGTGGGCCTTTCACCACACCGATGCCGTTTTTCTGGTTGGTGACATTTTCGATTACTGGTTCGAGTATAAGGAAGTGGTTCCCCGCGGATACACCCGCTTTTTCGGACAACTGGCCCGGATGACCGATGCCGGTTATCCGGTGGTGTATTTTTCAGGAAATCACGATTTCTGGCTGGGAACCTACTTCACCAATGAACTGGGAATTGAAACCCGGTACGATCCTTTACGTCTGACCATCGGCGGGAAACTGGTTGAAATTGCACATGGAGACGGGTTAGGTCCGGGAGACCATGGATACAAAGCCCTGAAATGGCTGCTGACCCGGGGTTGGGCGCAATGGATGTATCTGAAACTCCACCCGAACTGGGGAATCGGTCTTGCCCGGTGGGCCAGCGGAACGTCACGGCATCTGACCGAGGATACGACCGATTACGGCGATCAGGAACGGCTGATTATTCATGCCAGAGAGCGACTGAAAGCCGATCCGTATGACCTGTTTATCTGCGGGCACCGGCATGTCCCCAAAATTCTGAAACTTGGGGAACCGCGTGGCCATTACATCAACCTCGGTGAATGGCTCTGGCACCGGAGTTACGGGGTGCTTTCAGACGGACAGTTCACCCTGCGCCAGACCAACGGAACCATACTGGCATCAACACAGCTTTAACCCATTTATAAAAGTATCATGGCAGAACAAGAACACGATCAGCACGGCCTCGATAAAGACCGGTACTTTAATGACCCCGATTACCGTCGGAAGGTTCAGAAATTCAGGGAATGGGAACTGTGGTTCCGGCGGGTTCTGATCATTGTATCCCTGCTGATTGTGGTTCCTATTGTTCTGTTGCTCAGTTTTTCTCTGACCGATCTGCCCAGTCTCGAAGAACTGGAAAATCCCCGACAGGAACTGGCTACGAATGTGTACTCGTATGATGGCGAGGTGATTCACCGGTTTTTCAACACCAACCGGCGGCGGATCACCCTGGCCGAAATGTCGCCGCATGTCGTTAATGCCCTGCTTGCCTCTGAAGATCGCCGGTTCTATGATCACTGGGGATTCGATGTGGTCCGGTTTTTCAAAGCCATGTACGTGAACCTGTCAACCCTTTCGTTCAGCGAAGGGGCCAGCACCATCACCCAACAGCTTTCCCGCACCCTTTTCCTGAAAAGTCAGGAACAAACCATCACCCGGAAAATCAGGGAATTGTACACAGCCATCCACATCGAAGTCACTTACACAAAAAATGAAATTCTCGAAATGTACCTGAATCAGGTGTATTTCGGTTCGGGGGCTTATGGCATTCAGGCCGCCGCACAGACCTATTTTAACAAAAACGCCCGCGATCTGACTGTCCTTGAAGCCGCAGCCCTCATCGGAGCCCTGCCGGCACCGAATACCTTCAATCCGGTGAACCGCCCGGAAAAATCACAGGAACGCCGCAACCTGATTCTTCTCAACATGGTCGATGCAGGTTACCTGACAGCAGACGACTACCGGAAGCTGAAAACAGAACCCACGTTGACCGATTTCAGACCCATCACCGATCTCGGGCAGGCGCCCTATTTTACCGAACAGGTGCGACAGTACCTGCAGAATGAAGGGGAAGGACGCGGATTCAATCTGTATAATGACGGACTGTCTGTCTTCACCACCATTGATACCCGCATGCAAACCATTGCCGATCAGGTGGTGAAAGGTCATCTCGATAGTATTCAGGTGCACTTTAATCAGACCATGGTTTGGGAAGATGATCTCATGAGGGTTCTGATCAAGGAAACCACCCCCTACATGAATGCCACCCAGATACGGGGCGAAGACACCACGCGGGTCATGAACCGGCTGAAGAAAAACAAAGCATTTATCGATAGTCTGAAGGCAGCCAAGTCGGTTCTTCAGGCTGGATTTGTGGTGATGGATCCGCGAACCGGCATGGTAAAAGCTTACGTGGGTGGTCGGGATTTTAACACGGTGAAATTTGACCATGTGGCCCTTGCCCGGCGACAACCCGGCTCCTCCTTTAAACCCATTATTTACTCGGTTGTGATCGACAAAGGATATCCGCCTACTTATGAAGTGCTGAATCAGCCGATCACCATCGAAGATGAAACCGTCAAGGGGGGGTGGTGGACACCTAAAAACTCAGAAGGTGAGTTCGGCGGAATGACCACACTCCGGGAAGCACTGCGGAAATCACTGAACCTGATCACCATCCGGCTGGTGCTCGATATCGCCAAACCTT
The sequence above is drawn from the Bacteroidota bacterium genome and encodes:
- a CDS encoding UDP-2,3-diacylglucosamine diphosphatase, with product MMGQPVIPVSTRPLKSATFISDVHLGIQSPGVEKSKQQELIQTLEWAFHHTDAVFLVGDIFDYWFEYKEVVPRGYTRFFGQLARMTDAGYPVVYFSGNHDFWLGTYFTNELGIETRYDPLRLTIGGKLVEIAHGDGLGPGDHGYKALKWLLTRGWAQWMYLKLHPNWGIGLARWASGTSRHLTEDTTDYGDQERLIIHARERLKADPYDLFICGHRHVPKILKLGEPRGHYINLGEWLWHRSYGVLSDGQFTLRQTNGTILASTQL
- a CDS encoding PBP1A family penicillin-binding protein, whose translation is MAEQEHDQHGLDKDRYFNDPDYRRKVQKFREWELWFRRVLIIVSLLIVVPIVLLLSFSLTDLPSLEELENPRQELATNVYSYDGEVIHRFFNTNRRRITLAEMSPHVVNALLASEDRRFYDHWGFDVVRFFKAMYVNLSTLSFSEGASTITQQLSRTLFLKSQEQTITRKIRELYTAIHIEVTYTKNEILEMYLNQVYFGSGAYGIQAAAQTYFNKNARDLTVLEAAALIGALPAPNTFNPVNRPEKSQERRNLILLNMVDAGYLTADDYRKLKTEPTLTDFRPITDLGQAPYFTEQVRQYLQNEGEGRGFNLYNDGLSVFTTIDTRMQTIADQVVKGHLDSIQVHFNQTMVWEDDLMRVLIKETTPYMNATQIRGEDTTRVMNRLKKNKAFIDSLKAAKSVLQAGFVVMDPRTGMVKAYVGGRDFNTVKFDHVALARRQPGSSFKPIIYSVVIDKGYPPTYEVLNQPITIEDETVKGGWWTPKNSEGEFGGMTTLREALRKSLNLITIRLVLDIAKPSEVVQVARRMGITSKLWAVNSIALGSSEVTVMELTSAYSTFPNEGLHAEPLMVMRVEDINGNILLENSPQNQEVFSKETAYIVNNMLQTVINRGTGAGIRARFGFFQPAGGKTGTTNDHGDAWFVGYTSDLVAGVWVGFSDRRIHFQTMEHGQGARAAMPIWAKFMKDVYDNRDIGMPSSTFRKPNGIYEMMVCSESKKIAGSFCPEPYQEVFTKLNAPTETCTVHTEAGTVKPEEKPKKKKIGF